A window of Plutella xylostella chromosome 19, ilPluXylo3.1, whole genome shotgun sequence contains these coding sequences:
- the LOC105392149 gene encoding DNA-directed RNA polymerases I, II, and III subunit RPABC1, which produces MDDDAETYKLWRIRKTVMQLCHDRGYLVTQDELDQTLEQFKEQFGDKPSEKRPARSDLIVLVAHNDDPTDQMFVFFPDEAKIGIKTIKTYCTRMQEENIHRAIVVVQAGMTPSAKQSLVDMAPKYILEQFLESELLINITEHELVPEHIVLTPDEKQELLARYKLKENMLMRIQAGDPVARYFGLKRGQVIKIIRSSETAGRYISYRLVC; this is translated from the exons ATGGATGATGATGCAGAAACTTACAAACTATGGCGTATTCGTAAAACAGTAATGCag CTATGTCACGACCGCGGTTACTTAGTAACTCAGGATGAATTGGATCAAACACTAGAACAATTCAAAGAACAGTTTGGGGATAAACCGAG TGAAAAGCGCCCAGCCCGCAGTGATCTTATCGTGCTAGTGGCTCACAATGATGACCCCACAGACCAGATGTTTGTCTTTTTCCCCGACGAGGCTAAGATTGGCATCAAGACAATAAAGACATACTGTACAAGAATGCAGGAGGAGAATATTCACAGAGCTATAGTTGTGGTTCAAGCAG GAATGACTCCGTCAGCAAAGCAGTCGCTGGTGGACATGGCTCCGAAGTACATTCTGGAGCAGTTCCTCGAGTCGGAGCTGCTCATCAACATCACGGAGCATGAGCTGGTCCCTGAGCACATTGTGCTCACCCCTGACGAGAAGCAGGAGCTGCTCGCCAGATA TAAACTGAAGGAGAACATGTTGATGAGAATACAGGCCGGTGACCCCGTCGCGAGATACTTCGGACTGAAAAGAGGCCAG GTGATAAAGATCATCCGTTCCTCGGAGACGGCCGGGAGATATATTTCCTACAGATTAGTTTGTTAA
- the LOC105392150 gene encoding leptin receptor gene-related protein isoform X2: protein MAGIKGLVSLAFAGSIGMTFVILACALPQYKVWWPFFVVLFYVLSPIPTMIARRHTDSAGGANSPCMESAIFLTMGLIVSSFALPIVLARASVIMTGACYLTLAGNVIVYLTIIGFFTIFDMDDSDYAMW from the exons ATGGCTGGCATTAAAG gtttggtGTCTCTGGCATTTGCGGGTTCGATTGGAATGACCTTTGTCATCCTCGCATGTGCACTCCCtcaatataa AGTATGGTGGCCGTTCTTCGTGGTGCTGTTCTACGTGCTGAGCCCGATCCCCACAATGATAGCCCGCAGGCACACGGACAGCGCTGGCGGGGCCAACTCCCCGTGCATGGAGTCCGCCATCTTCCTCACCATGGGCCTCATTGTCAGCTCGTTTGCGCTGCCCATTGTCCTCGCAAGGGCTTCAGTG ATCATGACCGGCGCTTGCTACCTCACTCTGGCCGGCAACGTCATCGTCTACCTCACCATCATCGGCTTTTTCACCATCTTCGATATGGACGACTCAGATTATGCCATGTGGTGA
- the LOC105392148 gene encoding actin-related protein 3, with protein sequence MGDHLPACVIDVGTGYTKLGFAGNKEPQFIIPSAIAIKETAKVGDQSTRRMTKAVEDLDFFIGDEAFDATGYSVKYPVRHGLVEDWDLMERYIEQCIFKYLRAEPEDHHFLLTEPPLNTPENREYLAEIMFESFNVPGLYIAVQAVLALAASWKSRTSAERTFTGIVVDSGDGVTHIVPVAEGYVIGSCIKHIPIAGRNITSFIQSLLREREVGIPPEQSLETAKAIKERYSYICPDIAKEFAKYDSDPVKWMKKYTGVNTITKNPFSVDVGYERFLGPEIFFHPEFSNADFTVPLNEMVDDVIQSCPIDVRRGLYGNIVLSGGSTMFRDFGRRLQRDIKRTVDARLKLSTMLSEGRITPKPIDVQVISHNMQRYAVWFGGSMLGSTPEFYQVCHTKQAYMEYGPSICRHNPVFGTMT encoded by the coding sequence ATGGGTGATCACTTGCCAGCTTGTGTTATCGACGTGGGGACCGGCTACACGAAGTTGGGCTTCGCCGGCAACAAGGAGCCCCAGTTTATCATTCCCTCTGCCATAGCGATAAAGGAAACTGCGAAGGTTGGCGACCAATCCACACGCCGAATGACCAAAGCGGTCGAAGACCTAGATTTCTTCATCGGCGACGAAGCGTTCGACGCGACTGGCTACTCCGTCAAATATCCGGTGCGTCATGGCCTCGTCGAAGACTGGGACTTGATGGAGCGGTACATTGAACAATGTATCTTCAAATACTTGCGGGCGGAACCAGAGGATCATCACTTCTTACTCACTGAGCCACCTCTAAACACGCCTGAGAACAGGGAGTACTTGGCAGAGATAATGTTTGAGTCATTCAATGTGCCTGGTTTGTACATCGCCGTGCAAGCTGTATTAGCGCTCGCTGCGTCGTGGAAGTCCCGCACTTCTGCTGAACGCACGTTCACCGGCATTGTAGTGGACAGCGGTGATGGAGTCACACACATTGTGCCAGTAGCAGAAGGTTATGTGATTGGTTCCTGCATCAAGCACATCCCTATTGCAGGAAGGAACATCACCTCTTTCATTCAGTCCCTGCTTCGTGAGCGAGAGGTTGGAATCCCTCCAGAACAAAGTCTGGAAACTGCAAAAGCTATCAAAGAGAGGTACAGCTACATTTGTCCCGACATTGCCAAAGAGTTTGCCAAATATGACTCTGATCCAGTGAAAtggatgaaaaaatatactggTGTAAACACAATTACTAAAAACCCATTTTCTGTTGATGTGGGTTATGAGAGGTTCTTGGGGCCTGAAATTTTCTTCCACCCTGAGTTTTCGAATGCTGATTTCACAGTGCCCCTAAATGAAATGGTGGATGATGTGATCCAGTCATGCCCTATTGACGTCCGGAGAGGCCTATACGGGAACATTGTGTTGTCAGGAGGCTCTACTATGTTTAGAGACTTTGGCAGGAGGCTGCAAAGAGATATAAAGAGGACTGTAGATGCAAGACTGAAGCTATCAACAATGCTATCTGAGGGACGGATCACACCGAAACCCATTGATGTCCAAGTGATATCTCACAACATGCAGCGGTATGCAGTGTGGTTTGGTGGCAGTATGCTCGGCTCTACGCCCGAGTTCTACCAGGTGTGCCACACCAAGCAAGCATACATGGAGTACGGACCCAGCATCTGTAGACACAACCCTGTGTTCGGTACCATGACATAA
- the LOC105392150 gene encoding leptin receptor gene-related protein isoform X1, whose translation MMQQIDIAIGKKIQETKLSETTRLHLGLVSLAFAGSIGMTFVILACALPQYKVWWPFFVVLFYVLSPIPTMIARRHTDSAGGANSPCMESAIFLTMGLIVSSFALPIVLARASVIMTGACYLTLAGNVIVYLTIIGFFTIFDMDDSDYAMW comes from the exons ATGATGCAGCAAATAGACATAGCGATcgggaaaaaaatacaagaaacTAAATTATCTGAAACCACTAGACTTCATCTTG gtttggtGTCTCTGGCATTTGCGGGTTCGATTGGAATGACCTTTGTCATCCTCGCATGTGCACTCCCtcaatataa AGTATGGTGGCCGTTCTTCGTGGTGCTGTTCTACGTGCTGAGCCCGATCCCCACAATGATAGCCCGCAGGCACACGGACAGCGCTGGCGGGGCCAACTCCCCGTGCATGGAGTCCGCCATCTTCCTCACCATGGGCCTCATTGTCAGCTCGTTTGCGCTGCCCATTGTCCTCGCAAGGGCTTCAGTG ATCATGACCGGCGCTTGCTACCTCACTCTGGCCGGCAACGTCATCGTCTACCTCACCATCATCGGCTTTTTCACCATCTTCGATATGGACGACTCAGATTATGCCATGTGGTGA